In Myripristis murdjan chromosome 9, fMyrMur1.1, whole genome shotgun sequence, the following proteins share a genomic window:
- the LOC115365684 gene encoding deoxycytidylate deaminase-like, with translation MKRSFRDMEQQNSQRAPINDGNRKREDILESAQYFMGVALLAAQRSRDPSTQVGACIVNEEKKIVGVGYNGMPNGCGDDTLPWRRSGDSPVETKYFYVCHAELNAIMNKNSADLKGCTIYVTLFPCNKCSKLLIQAGIKKVIYLSDKYHNGEETVASRRMLDLAGIPYEQLKPKEPRLVIDFSSN, from the exons ATGAAACGCAGCTTCAGAGACATGGAACAACAAAATTCTCAGCGGGCGCCAATTAATGACGG CAACAGAAAGCGAGAGGACATCCTGGAAAGTGCACAGTATTTTATGGGTGTGGCCCTGCTGGCGGCTCAGAGGAGCAGGGACCCAAGCACGCAG GTTGGAGCCTGTATAGTGAACGAGGAGAAGAAGATTGTTGGTGTGGGTTACAATGGTATGCCCAATGGTTGTGGTGATGACACGCTGCCATGGCGCCGATCAGGTGATAGCCCTGTGGAGACAAAGTACTTTTAtg TGTGTCACGCAGAGCTGAATGCCATTATGAATAAGAACAGTGCTGACTTGAAGGGCTGCACAATCTATGTGACTTTGTTCCCCTGCAACAAATGTTCAAAGCTCCTCATCCAGGCAG GCATTAAGAAGGTCATCTATTTATCTGATAAGTACCATAACGGTGAAGAGACAGTTGCTTCCAGAAGGATGCTGGACTTGGCAGGCATACCATACGA GCAGCTCAAGCCCAAGGAGCCTCGGCTTGTCATTGACTTCAGTTccaattga